A region from the uncultured Sunxiuqinia sp. genome encodes:
- a CDS encoding TonB-dependent receptor has product MFRKLLLLVAVLQGAVGLYYAHADEDDKADRKIISGHILDSESGESLIGASVLIKELGVGTISNSYGFYSLSITPASYTLICSYIGYEDYVQKVDMTKDLRLEIELTPSSEELDEIQVKGERRDQNIKQVEMGVEKLQPHTIKSIPALMGEVDLIKAIQLLPGVQATSEGGSGFSVRGGSPDQNLILLDEATVYNASHLMGFFSVFNNDAIKDLKLYKGDVPSQYGGRLSSLLDVRMKDGNSKKFEGAGGIGTISSRLTIDGPLKKDKTTMLLSGRRTYMDLFLPLSSDEDVRDSRLYFYDASMKLTHRLNDNNRLYVSGYLGRDVMKSSFFRMGFGNKTFTARWNHIFNQKLFMNLTTVWSRYDYELGTAEDEPESWLWESDLEDIGLKADFGYYITPEHSLKFGLQSSHHTFNPGAAMGVGDQSIFGEYIIGKNYALEHAAYLEHQHKIGDKLVFKYGIRASLFQNIGDGTVYDFDNSYEVVDSTVYNSGEVYKNYWGLEPRFGVNYLFAKDWSFKFNYNRSRQTIQQATNTSAGSPLDIWFPASPNVKPQVADQFALGIFRNLQNGVYQLSVEAYYKDMKNTIDFADHAELLLNKYLEGELRVGKAKAYGTEFLVKKTEGKLTGWIGYTLSRSERKIPEINDGKTYSAPFDKTHDLSVVLNHQLSKRVSLSANWVYSTGQPITLPVQRYEVNGTIIPYYSERNGARYDDYHRLDLSLTLQSRNRKQRPWNGEWVFSIYNVYNQKNTWALNFVQDEENPNETYAEKTYLFPIIPAVTYNFKF; this is encoded by the coding sequence ATGTTCAGAAAATTACTTCTCTTAGTTGCTGTATTGCAAGGTGCAGTGGGGCTGTACTATGCACATGCTGACGAAGACGACAAAGCTGATCGAAAGATTATCAGTGGTCATATTCTCGATTCTGAAAGTGGTGAAAGCCTGATCGGGGCGTCCGTATTAATTAAGGAATTGGGAGTTGGCACGATCAGTAATAGTTATGGTTTTTATTCCCTTTCAATTACTCCGGCATCATACACGTTGATTTGCAGCTATATCGGTTATGAAGATTATGTGCAGAAGGTTGATATGACTAAAGATCTCCGCTTGGAGATTGAGCTGACTCCCTCATCAGAAGAATTGGACGAAATTCAGGTTAAAGGAGAGCGCCGCGACCAAAATATCAAGCAAGTTGAAATGGGAGTAGAAAAACTTCAGCCCCATACCATTAAATCGATTCCGGCATTAATGGGTGAGGTTGACCTGATTAAAGCCATCCAGTTATTGCCGGGAGTTCAGGCCACTTCCGAGGGTGGTTCCGGCTTTAGTGTTCGAGGAGGAAGTCCTGATCAGAACCTGATTTTACTTGATGAAGCAACAGTCTACAATGCTTCGCACCTGATGGGTTTCTTTTCGGTATTTAATAATGACGCCATCAAGGATTTGAAATTGTACAAAGGTGACGTGCCATCGCAATATGGTGGTCGCTTATCGTCGCTTTTGGATGTGCGAATGAAAGATGGTAACTCGAAAAAATTTGAAGGGGCAGGAGGAATTGGTACTATCTCAAGTCGTTTAACAATTGATGGCCCGCTGAAAAAGGATAAAACCACCATGCTGTTGTCGGGGCGACGAACGTATATGGATCTGTTTTTGCCATTGTCGTCGGATGAAGATGTGCGTGACAGCCGTTTGTATTTTTACGATGCCAGCATGAAATTGACTCACCGGTTAAACGATAATAACCGCCTCTATGTTAGTGGATATCTTGGTCGTGATGTGATGAAGAGTTCCTTTTTCAGAATGGGTTTCGGGAACAAAACCTTCACTGCCCGGTGGAACCATATTTTCAATCAAAAATTGTTTATGAATCTGACGACCGTTTGGAGCCGCTACGACTATGAATTAGGCACCGCAGAAGATGAACCTGAATCCTGGCTTTGGGAATCAGATTTAGAAGATATTGGCTTGAAAGCTGATTTTGGTTATTACATCACACCCGAGCATTCGCTGAAGTTTGGGCTACAAAGCTCTCATCACACATTTAATCCTGGTGCAGCTATGGGCGTTGGCGATCAGTCCATATTTGGCGAATACATTATTGGCAAGAATTATGCTCTGGAGCATGCTGCTTATCTAGAGCACCAGCATAAAATAGGCGACAAACTGGTATTCAAGTATGGAATCCGAGCTTCACTTTTTCAGAATATCGGCGACGGAACAGTATACGACTTTGACAACAGTTACGAGGTGGTTGATTCCACAGTCTACAATTCAGGAGAGGTGTATAAAAACTATTGGGGATTGGAACCGCGTTTTGGGGTAAACTACTTATTTGCAAAGGACTGGTCGTTTAAATTCAACTACAACCGATCTCGTCAAACCATTCAGCAGGCTACGAACACGTCGGCAGGCAGCCCGCTGGATATTTGGTTCCCGGCGAGTCCAAATGTGAAGCCACAAGTTGCCGATCAGTTTGCATTGGGGATATTCCGGAATTTACAGAATGGCGTTTACCAGCTTTCTGTTGAGGCATATTACAAAGACATGAAAAATACCATTGATTTTGCAGATCATGCAGAATTGTTGCTCAACAAATACCTAGAAGGAGAACTCCGGGTTGGAAAGGCAAAGGCTTATGGAACCGAGTTTTTAGTAAAAAAAACCGAAGGGAAATTAACCGGATGGATCGGCTACACTTTGTCCAGATCGGAGCGAAAGATTCCTGAAATTAATGATGGGAAAACTTACTCCGCACCTTTTGATAAAACGCACGATTTAAGTGTGGTACTCAATCATCAACTAAGCAAACGTGTTTCATTGTCGGCCAACTGGGTGTATTCAACTGGTCAGCCGATTACTTTGCCCGTGCAGCGCTACGAGGTTAATGGTACAATTATCCCGTATTACTCGGAACGAAATGGCGCCCGTTATGATGATTATCACCGACTCGATTTATCACTGACACTTCAATCTAGAAACAGGAAACAAAGACCATGGAATGGCGAGTGGGTTTTTTCAATTTATAATGTTTACAACCAAAAGAATACCTGGGCACTAAATTTTGTTCAGGATGAAGAAAACCCTAATGAAACGTATGCTGAGAAAACTTATTTGTTTCCGATAATTCCGGCAGTTACTTACAACTTTAAATTCTAA
- a CDS encoding DUF4249 family protein, with protein sequence MPFKYIFSIVFLIVLVQSCTERVDIDLEEAGEHHLVVFAEITNEVKAHEVWLGKSAPYFSNQSPEMVSGAVLTIENDFQTIQLTEDTDRQGIYLTPKDYRGVVGAHYKLTVSGVDVNGDGQLETYEAETEMKASAPVQGVAVAYNASWEGWEVGLYSKDPAETEDYYLFKVYKNGVLYTDSIHNYWTADDRFFNGNEINGPIVQYFDKENGEFLEQGDTVMLEMAGITKEYYDFIAAVDLETGEKVPMFSGPSANPKGNISNGGLGFFAVMEVQRGQAIYNGIEN encoded by the coding sequence ATGCCATTCAAATATATATTTTCAATCGTTTTTTTAATTGTTTTGGTACAATCATGCACCGAACGTGTAGATATTGACCTGGAAGAGGCTGGGGAGCATCACTTGGTTGTTTTTGCAGAAATAACCAACGAAGTAAAAGCACACGAAGTCTGGTTGGGGAAATCAGCACCCTATTTTAGTAATCAGTCTCCGGAAATGGTTTCCGGAGCTGTGCTTACTATTGAAAATGATTTTCAAACCATTCAGCTAACTGAAGATACAGATCGACAGGGAATCTATTTAACACCAAAGGACTATAGAGGAGTGGTTGGTGCGCATTACAAATTAACAGTTTCCGGTGTTGATGTGAATGGAGATGGTCAACTGGAAACTTATGAGGCCGAAACCGAAATGAAAGCTTCAGCTCCGGTTCAGGGCGTTGCGGTTGCGTATAATGCCAGCTGGGAAGGCTGGGAAGTGGGACTTTATAGTAAAGATCCTGCGGAAACTGAAGATTACTACTTGTTCAAAGTCTACAAAAACGGGGTGCTTTATACTGACTCTATTCATAATTATTGGACGGCGGATGATCGTTTTTTTAACGGAAATGAGATCAACGGCCCTATTGTTCAGTATTTTGACAAAGAGAATGGAGAGTTTCTAGAGCAAGGAGATACCGTTATGCTGGAAATGGCTGGAATTACGAAGGAATATTACGATTTTATTGCGGCAGTAGATCTTGAAACTGGCGAAAAGGTTCCCATGTTTAGCGGACCATCGGCCAATCCTAAAGGAAATATAAGCAATGGTGGACTCGGCTTTTTTGCTGTAATGGAAGTACAACGTGGACAAGCAATTTATAATGGGATTGAAAATTAA
- a CDS encoding phosphoribosyltransferase family protein, with amino-acid sequence MEKVFYGRVPIERATAFFEFKKGSNYQKILHHLKYKGMKELGEFMGSRFAGEIKDSNFTQHIDLICPVPLHPRKERKRGYNQSYHLAKGLSDVLQIPIENDTLVRKTFSSTQTRKTRYERWENVEDIFQVISPANFTNKHILLIDDVVTTGATLEACAATIIKSCDCKISLLTLAIA; translated from the coding sequence ATGGAAAAAGTTTTCTACGGTCGTGTTCCAATCGAAAGAGCTACCGCCTTTTTTGAATTTAAAAAAGGGAGCAACTATCAAAAGATTCTTCATCATCTAAAATACAAGGGTATGAAAGAATTGGGTGAATTTATGGGGAGTCGGTTTGCCGGGGAAATCAAAGATTCCAACTTCACTCAACATATCGATCTGATTTGTCCGGTCCCTCTTCATCCGCGCAAAGAGCGAAAAAGAGGCTACAACCAAAGCTATCATCTGGCTAAAGGACTCTCTGATGTTTTGCAAATTCCGATTGAAAATGATACCCTCGTCAGAAAGACGTTTTCCAGTACACAAACCCGAAAAACCCGCTATGAACGTTGGGAAAACGTAGAAGATATATTCCAGGTTATCAGCCCGGCAAACTTTACAAATAAGCATATTTTACTAATTGACGATGTTGTCACGACCGGAGCCACTTTAGAGGCCTGTGCTGCCACGATTATAAAAAGCTGCGACTGTAAAATAAGTCTGCTAACGCTGGCCATTGCCTAA